Genomic segment of Juglans microcarpa x Juglans regia isolate MS1-56 chromosome 7S, Jm3101_v1.0, whole genome shotgun sequence:
AGGGCGAAAGGTTGTCATCCCCGCCAGTGCTTGGACAGTTAGATTTTAATGATGATGCAAATGTTGAGTTGATGTTGGCTTCCTTATTGATACGTTCCCTGAAGATCACGCACCTGGCTTGGCCTGTTGTATGAGCTCCTATTTAGGAAAatgcagaaaagaaaatgattaaaacGAATCTAAGAATTAAGTGATTCAACTTCAATGAAACTCAGAGCAACTCCGTTACGTGTATAAGAAAACATAGAGCACATTCAATTGTGTGTCGAGTTATGTTTTTTACCTGAGAGAGCTACCATTTCTTCCGCACTGAATCCTTTATTTGAGAAGCCAACCAAAAGATCGCTGAGGTCCATTCCCGGAGAGGGGATTTCGCTGTTCGCTGCTGTAAAACTTGCTGTCGTCGAGTCTCTTCTGCCTAACTGAACTGTCCATGAAGGCCCGCCTAACTGGAGAAAAATTACACAGTACGAGATTTATTTACTAGCAATAAGATACATCCTTTTCAagattatacatatatataaatttcatagtGCTGCGGTTAACAACTGAACTCTATAGAGTCCGGTTTCAAATTCAGGATCCATGTTTTGTACTTCGAAATTAATGAGGCTAACTCAATCGTAAAACTGGTTCTACAAGAGATGATAACATACCCAAGATCTTGTGTAcagataatatgagattatttctcaataCTATCAACCAGtgaaataatatcaatatcatGTTACCATGCTAGGATACCATTGATCCTGTTAATTTTACTTACTGCAACAACAGAATCACGGGCTGCAACAGCTAGGATATCTGCACAGGAAACAACTCCAGGGCAAATACTCTCCATTTGAGATTTGATGGTATCTATTACTTCAAAACCCCTTAAAGAATCTGCATTTGGGCCGGCTGTCTTCTCCCCAGTGAAACTTGAAGTGTCATCTAATAGAACAGATGCATCACATCCCTGTTTGCGCCACAAGAAGATCTATCAATGGTAATTCCAATACGAAATCTGCTATATATATGACCAGTAACAGTAATTTAAATCCCAACTGCAACGAATTATGGTCTATACGTTTACCCTTAGATTTTACAACAATTGCATGTAATTTGGTTTCGTCTAAAACTTCATGAAATATAATGTGTCTGGAATCTGGATTTGTTCAAATACTCAAGTAATCAGGTTGCATGCATATAAAATAGCGCTATGTACACATCTCTATTAAATCAATATgcaatttgtcatttttgttcttctatcttaatatttaaatatatgtgtttaaatagaattacaaaaatgataaattacatgttatttAGGTAAAACTGTATGGTGTAAGACTTCATTGTAACATGTCTGATAGAAATCCATGCATGACAGATTGTGCACGGGCTGATGGAATATCACCTGGTCAACGCATGCTAATGTGGCAGTACCACATCAATCTATGCACGCGGGGAGTTCGCGCACCAAGCATTATTGTTTCaataattaaaggatataaTCAATATGCTACTAGAGTTTGAAATATTAACATTGTTATTGAAAATGGTAGGTACGTCCATactgaaaatgatttatttacaCCTAAAGCTTGCAAGCCCTTTATAAAAGTGAGATCTATTGTAAAAAAGTGTAATCAAAATTCTACTTTGATAGGTCacactattttttatgaatgagtACTTTGCACGCCTTAAATCTATATATgcaaccacatatatatatatatatatatatatatatatatatatatatatatatacacaaacgAATATAGCGTGCGTGTGTGAGTGCAGAGTGAAAGCTCATGTGCGGGTCTGTGTTGTATGTatgcaaaagaagaaagaaagaaagggagagaacaTGCATTGACAAAACAGTCATGGAAATGAAGGCGAAGTAAAGAAGCCCCCATTCGATGCTCCTTGACCACTGCATTGGTAACTGCAGTTCTAATGGTAGATAGAGCTTTCGGGCATTTTGTTGCATAGTAATTCGAGGATAACTGGGCAGAGGCTCCAcgaaacaaaagcaaaaacgcAGAGAAGCAGAATATCATGTTAAAGTGATGTAAGCTGTGAACTGCCATATTAATTTCAAAGAAGAGATCAGACCACAGAGAAGTAGAGAGCTTGTGATTCGTGTTCCTGCATGCATGAAGCTGTATTTATAGCGGAACGCTATCTAGCTACTTTGGACTCTTAAATTACTTTCATATGGTCTCAAGTCAAATACCTTCAAAAACTTCGAAACGGACAAATAGGGAAGGACATTATCCTACGCATCCACTAAAATTGTTTATGTTATCCAAACCCACCATACATATATGTGAAAAAATAACCTACTTCATGTGCGCGTGCACAtgaatatagaaaattttataaaccaTACTTACATCttactttcatttcattatgtaaaatgtgacatttttatcactcttaaatgatcttttattttttttaagggactTAATAGGTACAAACGGTTTGGCGCACCAAATCGCATACCATCACTCACATAgctttttttatctaaaaaaaaaaaaaaaattgactcgTCTTTTGTCTCATGAAAATAACTTTCATCTtcaatttctaatattttattaaacggATACCTTACATTTAACATTAGTGCGCGGTTTAGTGTGCAAAATCgctaagacttttttttttttaaggaataaATATAAAGGATCATctaaaagtgacaaaaatatcatattttatatagtgggatgaaagtcTAGTTTGTAGCAACATTAGTGTATTTATATACACTATATTTCTgtctcattttcatcttattgtATATGTTGATCATGACGTTATCTCTAGAATTGatcgtttttcttttcttttcttttttttcttaaaaaaaaaaaaaaaagccaatcTAAAGGTTATGGGCAATGTCACAttgtaaaatagaaataagatgATTGTGcagcatataatattttttatatacaaatattttatatacaaatatttgATAGAATGTAGGAAATTaaacttcatatatatacatatagtttGCATAATAAATCAAGGGTAAAAAACCAAGGGCGTGGCGATTATAGCTGCTTTTGACAAGTTTAGCGGTAGGTAATTA
This window contains:
- the LOC121240436 gene encoding cationic peroxidase 1-like — translated: MAVHSLHHFNMIFCFSAFLLLFRGASAQLSSNYYATKCPKALSTIRTAVTNAVVKEHRMGASLLRLHFHDCFVNGCDASVLLDDTSSFTGEKTAGPNADSLRGFEVIDTIKSQMESICPGVVSCADILAVAARDSVVALGGPSWTVQLGRRDSTTASFTAANSEIPSPGMDLSDLLVGFSNKGFSAEEMVALSGAHTTGQARCVIFRERINKEANINSTFASSLKSNCPSTGGDDNLSPLDATTPVIFDNAYFKNLVNKKGLLHSDQQLFNGGSTDSQVTTYSTNPATFRADFANAMVKIGNLSPLTGSSGQIRADCRKIN